The region TGTTGGAATGTCCGCAAAGTAATATCCGTTTACCGTGCGATAGTCTGGAGAAATGTAAACTTCATAACTCGGGATATTGCCGCCGTTTGATCCTTGCCACTTTCTGTTTTCCCCCGGTGCAAAATATAGATCACATAATTCCGATTGCATTCGAATTGTTTTAATGTTCATGGAACTCAACCAGTGAGCTATTTCAGATGTTTGCGCTGAAATATTTTTCCATTCGCTGGCGGGAGAAGGCATGTTCAAATAGCATGCACGCATCATCTTGGTTGTGTATTCTTCGAGAGATAAGCCTGACTTGTCTGCTAAAGCCTGTGTAGGGTAGACGCATTCCGTCCACGCCAGAGAACCGTGAAGTTTCCTTTTTTCAATGCGTTGGCGAAAGTTGTTTGATGCTTTTTTGTTAGCCATTATTGATAAGGGATCAATTTTTGACATTGTTCCTACTTCTTCAGGTGCATGAATTCTGATAACTCCGCGCGCTGTTTCGTACAGTTCTGATTTTCCTGGTGGAAAGAATGTAAGCTGACCATAACTTGAGTTTATGTACAGCTCAGCTTTCATTGCCGGAGTTAAAGCTGTTTCCATAACCGGATGGAGGTGTCTTTCGATTAAAAGTGCAAACAGGGCTTCTGCAAGTGGTGAGGCAAGATTGTCATATTTGATTATGACGATATCGCGGTTTTCAAAAGAGTTTTTTCGCTGAAGTTCAAGTGCTCCGATAAGAACTTTGGAATATTGTCGTAAATCTTCATAAGGGATTAATTTTGTCATTATATATTGAGTTTCCGTAAAGGTGGATCTGCATAACGTGTCAGAGAATATGCAGTGTGTAGATATATTATGGTAAAGTTTTTTTTAACTGTAATCCACCTTTAAAATTTGTAGTATGTTTTCTTATAAAAACTAAAAGAGTCTTGGACTTTGTTTAGAGAGAAAAAGTACAATGTGTTATTTTTACAATATATCAATGCTGAGATTGACTTTCAATCTATGCAAGAGCTAAATAGCTCTCAATGCAAATTCGCAAATTTATTTTAGATGAAAATGAAAATCAAGGTCGCTCGTAGCGAGAGGGTAGCTTTATGTCAGTATCTTTGCGGTCAATGGCAAAAGATCAGAAAGGTGTGGTTGTATCAGTAAATGTGCGTGGAGAACTCGGGCGCAGAATAAGAGATATGGGATTGATTCCCGGGACTGAATTCAGAATTGTGGGACGTGCTCCGCTTAAAGATCCTGTTGCACTCAGGATGAAAGGTTTTACTATTACACTTCGAAATAATGAAGCTGATTTCATTACTGTTAAAGTTGAGGAATAAGCGATGAGTGATAATTTTTTTGTAGCTGTTTCAGGACAGCCGAATTGCGGAAAAAGCACAATGTTCAATGCCTTGACTGGATCAACAGCAAGGGTTGGAAACTATCCCGGTATAACTGTTGACCGGACAGAAGGTTACTATACTAACGATGGTGTTTCTGTTCACCTTGTGGATCTGCCGGGAACCTATTCTTTAACCTCCTATTCAATGGAAGAAGTTGTCGCCAGAAATGTTATTGTAGATGAAAAGCCTGATGTTGTTATTAATATGCTGGATGCAACTTCTTTAGAAAGAAGTCTTTATCTAGCTGTTCAATTTATGGAAATCGGCGTTCCTGTAGTTTTGGGCCTCAATATGATGGACGAGGTTAAGAAAAAAGGAATCCGCATAGACGCGCAAAAACTTTCAAAGTTAATTGGTGTTCCAGTTATTGAATGCGTTGCCCGTCGTGGTATCGGTAAAGACGAATTAATGGCGGCAGTTCAGCAGGTTGCGGATAAAACAAAAGGTAAATGGACTCCTGTAAATATTTCATATGGTCATGATCTTGATCCGGCAATTGACGAAATGTCTGCGCTGATCAAAGAAAACGAGTTTATGACTGATCGCTATGATCCGCATTGGCTTGCTGTCAAATATCTTGAAGAAGATGAAATTGTCATTAAAAACGGGCGGGAATCCGGTCCGCTTTATGGTCAGCTTGAAGCCATTGTTAAAAGGGTTTCAGAGCACGTTAACAAAACTCTGAATACTTATCCTGAAGCGATCCTTGCCGATTATCGCTACGGGTTTATCAACTCTATTCTTAAGCAGGGCGTCATAAGTCGTGAAGACAACCTCCGCTTCGATTCTTCCGATAAGATTGATAAAGTTTTAACCCATAAATTTATGGGCCCGCTCATTATGTTCGGTGTTATGTATGCAATGTTTTACATAACATTTACCTTTGGAGCATACCCGCAAGGTTGGGTTGAAAATGGGTTCGGCTGGATTTCTTCAACTATCGGATCGTTACTGCCTGACGGGCTACTAAAATCGATGCTTGTTTCAGGGGTTATTGACGGTGTCGGAGCTGTTATGGGATTCACACCGTTAATTCTCATCATGTTTGCCATGCTCGTTTTTCTTGAAGATCTTGGATATATGGCCCGTGTAGCCTACATGGTGGATAGAGTCTTTCGGATGTTCGGCCTGCACGGAATGTCGATTATGCCTTTCATTATGGCTGGCGGATTACCCGGCGGATGCGCGGTTCCAGGCGTTATGACCTGTCGAACCTTACGCAGCCCTAAAGAAAGAATCGCTACAATTTTAACTGCTCCATTTATGATTTGCGGTGCTAAAGCAACAGCTTATATTATGCTTGTCGGTGCATTTTATCCTGAATCAGCAACGTCAGTAATGTTCTTTTTAGTACTTATTTCATGGGGACTTGCTCTTTGTGTAGGTAGGCTTTTACGCTGGACAGCCCTTAAAGGAGAATCTACTCCATTCGTAATGGAGCTTCCGCCATACAGAATCCCGACTCTCCATGGTGTTGCTATTCATACATGGGATAGGGTCTGGCAGTATATCAAGAAAGCCGGAACTGTAATTCTCGCTATTTCAATTTTGATGTGGGCGCTGATGACATTTCCTCAGCTTCCGCCTGAGAGGGTTCAAGCATATGATGCACAGCGAACAGCAGTAACCGCTCAAAGTCAAAACTGGGATGGCTCCGGTGAGCAGAAAACGACTAAGCTTGATGAAATGATAAGCCGTATTAATTATTCAGAAGGTGAGGAAGCCCTTAAGACTTCATATGCCGGACGAATGAGCGATTTTATTTCGCCAGTAACAAATCTTGCAGGTTTCCCTTGGCAGGCGAATATTTCGTTTATCGGTGCATTTGCCGCAAAAGAAGTTTTTGTTTCCACCATGTCTACAGCTTATTCGTTGGGAGACGAAGATCCTGATAACGCAGCTACTTTGAGTAGTAAAATTGCTGCTGATCCGGCATGGAGTCCGGCTGTTGTGTGGTCGGTGTTTATCTTTATGATGGTCTATGTGCCGTGTATGGTAACAGTCGCGGTTATAATCAGAGAAACTAACTGGAAATGGGGGCTGTTCTCAGTTTTCGGTTCGCTAGGATTTGGTTACGCATTATCTGTTTTGATTTATCAATTTGGGACTTTATTAGGATATTAAGTCAGTAAATATACTAGATGTTAAAAAGGCTCCGTACTGGTTTCAGTGCGGAGCCTTTTAATTTTATTTAACAGTAACTATTAACTGTTCTGGAAAGTAAGTCCGTCTTCGTTTGCATCAATTGATACAGTCTGTTCTTCTTGCAACTTACCGCTGATAATTTCTTTTGCCAACGGTGTTTCAAGGTGAAGCTGGAGGTACCTGCGCAGAGGTCTTGCTCCATAAATCGGATCATATGCGCCATGAGCAATAAATGCCTTGGCTCTTTCTGTTACTTCCAAAGACATCTTATGTTCAGCCAGACGAGCTCTGAGTCCTCCCAGTTGCAGGTCGACAATTTGTTTCAGATCTTTTTCAAGCAAAGGCTTGAAGAGTACTGTTTCGTCAACCCTATTTAGGAATTCCGGTCTGAAGTGTCCGCGAAGGACATTCATAACACTGTCCCCGACTCCAGCTTTAAACTCACCTTCTTCGTCGATTCCTTCTAACAGCAGATGCGATCCAAGGTTAGAAGTCATGATGACCAGAGTGTTTTTGCAGTCTACAGTTCTACCTTG is a window of Desulfovibrio sp. UCD-KL4C DNA encoding:
- a CDS encoding FeoA domain-containing protein, with amino-acid sequence MSVSLRSMAKDQKGVVVSVNVRGELGRRIRDMGLIPGTEFRIVGRAPLKDPVALRMKGFTITLRNNEADFITVKVEE
- a CDS encoding aminopeptidase, with the translated sequence MTKLIPYEDLRQYSKVLIGALELQRKNSFENRDIVIIKYDNLASPLAEALFALLIERHLHPVMETALTPAMKAELYINSSYGQLTFFPPGKSELYETARGVIRIHAPEEVGTMSKIDPLSIMANKKASNNFRQRIEKRKLHGSLAWTECVYPTQALADKSGLSLEEYTTKMMRACYLNMPSPASEWKNISAQTSEIAHWLSSMNIKTIRMQSELCDLYFAPGENRKWQGSNGGNIPSYEVYISPDYRTVNGYYFADIPTLYLDRMIYGINLEFSDGIAVRATAMGGEKFLLDQLRADGGARRVGEFSITDSRLSRVDHFMSQTILDENFGGQFGSCHIALGQSLVETFAGPPEMLDKPFMDALGFNTSALHWDLVNTEDKTITAILADGKQKTIYEKGSFKV
- the feoB gene encoding ferrous iron transport protein B, which produces MSDNFFVAVSGQPNCGKSTMFNALTGSTARVGNYPGITVDRTEGYYTNDGVSVHLVDLPGTYSLTSYSMEEVVARNVIVDEKPDVVINMLDATSLERSLYLAVQFMEIGVPVVLGLNMMDEVKKKGIRIDAQKLSKLIGVPVIECVARRGIGKDELMAAVQQVADKTKGKWTPVNISYGHDLDPAIDEMSALIKENEFMTDRYDPHWLAVKYLEEDEIVIKNGRESGPLYGQLEAIVKRVSEHVNKTLNTYPEAILADYRYGFINSILKQGVISREDNLRFDSSDKIDKVLTHKFMGPLIMFGVMYAMFYITFTFGAYPQGWVENGFGWISSTIGSLLPDGLLKSMLVSGVIDGVGAVMGFTPLILIMFAMLVFLEDLGYMARVAYMVDRVFRMFGLHGMSIMPFIMAGGLPGGCAVPGVMTCRTLRSPKERIATILTAPFMICGAKATAYIMLVGAFYPESATSVMFFLVLISWGLALCVGRLLRWTALKGESTPFVMELPPYRIPTLHGVAIHTWDRVWQYIKKAGTVILAISILMWALMTFPQLPPERVQAYDAQRTAVTAQSQNWDGSGEQKTTKLDEMISRINYSEGEEALKTSYAGRMSDFISPVTNLAGFPWQANISFIGAFAAKEVFVSTMSTAYSLGDEDPDNAATLSSKIAADPAWSPAVVWSVFIFMMVYVPCMVTVAVIIRETNWKWGLFSVFGSLGFGYALSVLIYQFGTLLGY